A part of Neoarius graeffei isolate fNeoGra1 chromosome 8, fNeoGra1.pri, whole genome shotgun sequence genomic DNA contains:
- the tbc1d10c gene encoding trichohyalin codes for MSLRSDQREDGESTSGSSEAKTDRYGFLLVNGDLNNDSSDDPCPELVRHREMKWINLMSQWDHVLEKKHSKIKAKCQKGIPASVRSKCWPLLCGAKQRKENNKDLYKVLESSPGQQSWIDVIKRDTDRQFPFHEMFQTKDSHGQQGLLQVLKAYTQFRPDEGYCQAQGPVAAVLLMNMPMEEAFWCLVQISELYLPGYYSPLLEGVLFDAAILFSVLKRTCPAAYKHMQRQGVEPLMFATDWLMCLYSRHLPFNTLLRVWDLFFCNGVRVLFQVAVVLVRRCLGEARQRKECEGQMETLERLRSVRGRVQHEQADAFIQEVCSVPLSLADLQRQTEKELEKWRKEHPGSTFDPRDRCHGYHMIWEKGKDRETENEKKASQSGNLSASLLRSHSSLSPAILRKKWRKRGSKAETEDWEGRRLSKQDSDDEEKRRASVCGVTGELRAKTHKTSQEFSAHLQKDRNTSTNTQRISVTETLPGSDSSDHNADVFEEEEEEEENDTAVTAIPSHTDSSEREEETRLPSNLKEDDLQTGNSQQEIEKQHSTETWQDEQEKKVQTPRDDKEEEISTQQDQQEAETQEESQPSQLEEADDARNKPEEETQENRSKQEEETEIKSCKPEEEVQFNISTQEQEVNITQQEVGMEVNTDTQEQEIHVCITSCEQEQENEMNCKQEEEMQMSSSKQEEEIGTNRQEQEDIHLCSTEEEAIYNSNEQEKEIKIKGSQQEVEIQEEKEIKASSSEQEVEIQIETELNVSSSEQEEEIQEEKEIKASNSEQEEEIQEEKEIKSNNSEQEEEIQEEKEIKASNSEQEEEIQEEKEIKASNSEQEEEMQEEKEIKACNSEQEVEIQEENPPANSDNEEENLKTCLMNEKDLAKDEQQQKEDSEQNNEFEQRLETEEEMHSNVQTLEDHEDTEDHTPSVQEEDHVRGVRCESRSNTDVEMAQQGQEGETEHSEETEKEAQISDAPREETERTIMDEEKRSSNNLTADPQESETAPSSPCVPPATVMEHSGESETPQDSNKTQDESMEVQKISTPEHGEPERTNGSSNPEPLQPDNKEEETGIEINITAGSNPHPQLRLRRSSSSHTSYPTILSEDTFREPDQSIKQESKPEESDTTQPTRTQSSKPEDPQKPQSKSGKPKRRGLFHRLRADTPSKSTIPKIVIQDFSEGEEKLSSKERRRRRRMQERKEKEEEKERKKLEKELEKEKGRERKKPQTRGKSFQVLSRKHDDNDDVFSGKSGSQTIGPKRTSYSESYF; via the exons ATGTCTCTCCGTTCAGACCAGCGAGAAGATGGAGAGAGCACCTCCGGCTCCTCAGAGGCTAAAACAGACCGTTATGGATTCCTACTTGTTAATGGAGACTTGAATAACGATAG CAGTGATGACCCCTGTCCCGAGTTGGTGAGACATCGTGAAATGAAATGGATAAACCTTATGAGCCAGTGGGATCATGTTCTAGAGAAGAAGCACAGCAAG ATCAAAGCTAAGTGTCAGAAGGGCATCCCAGCGTCTGTGAGGTCCAAGTGCTGGCCCCTGCTGTGTGGAGCAAAACAGAGGAAAGAGAATAACAAAGATCTCTACAAA GTTCTGGAGTCATCCCCGGGTCAGCAAAGTTGGATTGATGTCAtcaagagagatacagacagacagtttCCCTTCCATGAGATGTTTCAAACCAAAGACAGCCATGG TCAGCAGGGCTTGTTGCAGGTTCTGAAGGCGTACACTCAGTTTCGGCCTGACGAGGGGTACTGCCAGGCACAGGGTCCTGTGGCAGCAGTGCTACTAATGAACATGCCCATGGAG GAAGCGTTCTGGTGTTTGGTCCAGATCAGTGAACTCTACCTCCCTGGCTACTACAGCCCTCTGCTG GAGGGAGTTTTGTTTGATGCTGCAATTCTCTTTAGCGTGCTAAAAAGGACATGCCCGGCTGCATACAAACACATGCAGAGACAGGGGGTGGAGCCTCTCATGTTTGCCACTGATTGGCTGATGTGCCTGTATAGTCGCCACCTGCCCTTCAACACTTTACTCCGAGTCTGGGACCTCTTCTTCTGCAATG GTGTACGTGTGCTGTTTCAGGTGGCCGTGGTCTTAGTGCGACGGTGCTTAGGGGAGGCTCGGCAACGGAAAGAGTGTGAGGGCCAGATGGAAACGCTGGAGAGACTGCGGTCAGTTCGGGGGCGTGTCCAACATGAACAAGCTGACGCCTTTATTCAAGAG GTGTGTTCGGTGCCCCTGTCATTGGCAGATCTCCAGCGCCAGACTGAGAAGGAGTTAGAGAAATGGAGGAAAGAGCACCCAGGCTCGACCTTTGACCCTCGAGATCGTTGCCATGGATATCATATGATATGGGAGAAAGGGAAGGATAGGGAGACGGAGAATGAAAAGAAGGCGAGTCAGAGCGGAAACCTGAGTGCTTCTCTGCTGCGTTcgcactcatctctctctcccgcaaTACTTCGTAAAAAATGGAGAAAGAGAGGAAGTAAAGCAGAGACTGAGGACTGGGAGGGACGAAGGCTCTCAAAACAAGACAGTGATGATGAAGAGAAAAGGAGGGCGAGCGTGTGCGGTGTAACCGGAGAGCTACGGGCGAAGACGCACAAGACCTCACAGGAGTTTAGTGCACACTTACAAAAAGACCGTAACACAAGTACAAACACACAGCGTATATCAGTTACGGAAACACTGCCGGGTTCTGATTCGTCAGATCACAATGCCGATGTgtttgaggaggaggaggaggaggaagaaaacGATACAGCTGTCACTGCCATCCCATCACACACAGACAGTAGTGAACGTGAAGAAGAAACAAGGCTGCCTTCCAACCTGAAAGAAGATGATTTACAAACAGGTAACAGTCAACAGGAAATAGAAAAACAGCACAGCACTGAGACATGGCAAGATGAACAAGAAAAGAAAGTACAGACTCCCAGAGACGACAAGGAGGAAGAAATTTCAACGCAGCAAGACCAACAAGAGGCTGAAACACAAGAGGAATCGCAACCTTCACAACTAGAGGAAGCGGACGATGCAAGAAACAAACCTGAAGAGGAAACACAAGAAAACAGAAGTAAACAGGAAGAGGAAACTGAAATTAAGTCCTGTAAACCTGAAGAGGAAGTACAGTTTAATATCAGCACACAAGAACAGGAAGTGAATATCACTCAACAGGAAGTGGGAATGGAGGTAAATACTGACACACAGGAACAGGAAATACATGTCTGTATAACGTCATGTGAACAGGAGCAGGAAAATGAAATGAACTGTAAACAGGAAGAGGAAATGCAGATGAGTAGTAGTAAACAAGAAGAGGAAATAGGGACAAATAGGCAAGAACAAGAAGACATACATCTGTGCagcactgaagaggaagcaatataTAACAGCAATGAACAGGAAaaggaaataaagataaagggcaGTCAACAGGAAGTGGAAATAcaggaagaaaaggaaataaaGGCAAGCAGCAGTGAACAGGAAGTGGAAATACAGATAGAAACGGAACTAAACGTAAGCAGCAGCGAACAGGAAGAGGAAATAcaggaagaaaaggaaataaaGGCAAGCAACAGCGAACAGGAAGAGGAAATAcaggaagaaaaggaaataaaGTCAAACAACAGCGAACAGGAAGAGGAAATAcaggaagaaaaggaaataaaGGCAAGCAACAGCGAACAGGAAGAGGAAATAcaggaagaaaaggaaataaaGGCAAGCAACAGCGAACAGGAAGAGGAAATGcaggaagaaaaggaaataaaGGCATGCAACAGCGAACAGGAAGTGGAAATACAGGAAGAAAACCCCCCAGCAAATAGTGATAATGAAGAAGAGAATCTTAAAACATGTCTCATGAATGAAAAAGACCTGGCTAAAGATGAGCAGCAGCAAAAGGAAGATAGCGAACAAAACAATGAATTTGAACAAAGATTGGAAACGGAAGAGGAAATGCATTCAAACGTACAAACTCTAGAAGATCATGAGGACACAGAGGATCACACACCTTCTGTTCAAGAGGAAGATCATGTCAGAGGTGTCCGCTGTGAAAGCAGAAGTAATACAGACGTAGAAATGGCACAGCAAGGGCAGGAAGGTGAAACGGAGCATTCAGAAGAGACGGAAAAGGAGGCACAGATTAGTGATGCACCACGGGAGGAAACGGAGAGAACCATCATGGATGAAGAAAAGAGAAGTAGCAATAATCTCACAGCAGATCCACAGGAATCAGAAACAGCACCATCTTCACCTTGCGTTCCACCAGCGACAGTGATGGAGCATTCTGGAGAATCAGAGACACCACAGGACTCCAACAAGACCCAGGATGAAAGCATGGAGGTTCAGAAAATCTCCACACCTGAGCATGGAGAACCTGAAAGAACCAATGGATCTAGCAATCCAGAGCCTCTACAACCAGACAACAAGGAAGAGGAAACGGGAATAGAGATAAATATTACAGCTGGCTCAAACCCACACCCTCAGCTCCGGCTTCGGAGGTCCTCCAGCTCCCACACCTCCtatccaacgatcctctctgaggACACGTTCAGAGAGCCAGACCAAAGCATCAAACAAGAGTCAAAGCCAGAAGAATCAGACACCACACAGCCAACACGAACACAAAGCTCCAAACCCGAGGATCCACAGAAACCACAATCAAAGTCAGGCAAACCCAAACGCCGGGGTCTGTTTCACCGACTCCGGGCTGACACGCCTTCTAAATCCACCATCCCCAAGATCGTCATCCAGGACTTCAGTGAGGGAGAGGAGAAGCTGAGCTCAAAAGAGAGGAGGCGGCGGAGGAGGATGCAGGAGAGGAAAGAAAAGGAGGAAGAGAAGGAGAGGAAGAAGCTCGAGAAAGAGCTGGAGAAGGAAAAGGGGAGGGAGAGGAAAAAGCCTCAGACGAGAGGGAAGAGTTTTCAGGTGCTCAGTAGAAAGCATGACGACAACGATGACGTTTTCTCTGGGAAGAGCGGCTCTCAGACGATCGGACCTAAAAGAACCTCTTACTCTGAGAGCTACTTCTGA